The following are encoded together in the Ranitomeya imitator isolate aRanImi1 chromosome 4, aRanImi1.pri, whole genome shotgun sequence genome:
- the LRRC4 gene encoding leucine-rich repeat-containing protein 4, with amino-acid sequence MNFLWLVTVHHTWKAVLFSVIYLMVQVWIPCAAFSGQQNCPSVCSCSNQFSKVVCTRRGLSEVPQGIPSNTRYLNLMENNIHMIQADTFRHLHHLEVLQLGRNIIRQIEVGAFNGLASLNTLELFDNRLTVIPSGAFEYLSKLRELWLRNNPIESIPSYAFNRVPSLMRLDLGELKKLEYISEGAFEGLYNLKYLNLGMCNIRDMPNLTPLIGLEELEISGNNFPEIKPGSFHGLRALKKLWIMNSQINIIERNAFDDLTSLVELNLAHNNLSSLPHDLFAHLRYLVELHLHHNPWDCDCDVLWLSSWLREYIPTNSTCCGRCHSPPHMKGKYVVEVDHSSFQCSAPFIMDAPRDLNISEGRVAELKCRTSAMSSVRWLLPNGTVLSHASNHPRISILNDGTLNFSHVLLTDTGVYTCMVTNVAGNSNASAYLNVSTAELNTSNYSFFTTVTVETTDMAPEEISMIIKPVPTTSTGYQPAFTTTTTVLIQTTKMPKQVAVPTLDTGDKTQTSLDEVMKTTKIIIGCFVAVTLLAAAMLIVFYKLRKRHQQRSTVAAARTVEIIQVDEDIPSGSPTRVSGEGPVILPTIHDHMNYNTYKPAHHGAHWTANSIGNSLHSTITTISEPYIIQTHTKEKVQETQI; translated from the coding sequence ATGAATTTCTTGTGGCTGGTAACTGTGCACCATACCTGGAAGGCCGTCCTGTTTTCTGTAATCTACCTCATGGTGCAAGTGTGGATCCCCTGTGCAGCATTTTCAGGGCAACAAAACTGCCCTTCTGTTTGTTCCTGCAGTAATCAGTTTAGCAAGGTTGTTTGTACGCGCCGTGGCCTGTCTGAAGTACCCCAAGGTATCCCATCTAACACAAGGTACCTCAATCTCATGGAAAATAACATCCACATGATCCAAGCTGACACCTTTAGACATCTCCACCACTTAGAAGTTCTACAACTTGGTAGAAATATAATACGTCAAATAGAGGTTGGGGCTTTTAATGGTTTGGCTAGCCTCAACACTTTGGAATTGTTTGACAACAGGTTGACTGTAATACCTAGTGGGGCATTTGAGTATCTTTCTAAACTGAGAGAATTATGGCTCAGGAATAACCCCATTGAGAGTATACCATCCTATGCTTTCAATAGAGTCCCTTCACTAATGCGTCTGGACCTAGGAGAGCTTAAAAAGTTGGAATACATTTCTGAGGGGGCATTTGAAGGATTGTACAATCTGAAGTACCTTAACCTTGGAATGTGTAATATTAGAGACATGCCAAACCTCACACCCTTGATAGGGCTAGAGGAACTTGAGATCTCTGGCAACAACTTTCCTGAAATCAAACCAGGATCGTTCCATGGATTAAGAGCACTAAAAAAGCTATGGATTATGAACTCTCAGATAAATATTATAGAGCGCAACGCTTTTGATGACCTGACATCTTTAGTAGAATTAAACTTGGCCCATAACAACCTATCCTCCCTTCCACATGACCTTTTTGCCCATTTGAGATACTTGGTGGAATTGCATTTGCACCACAATCCATGGGACTGTGACTGTGATGTTCTTTGGCTCTCTTCGTGGCTCCGAGAGTATATTCCAACCAACTCCACATGCTGTGGTCGCTGTCATTCCCCACCGCACATGAAGGGGAAGTACGTGGTTGAGGTGGACCACTCATCGTTCCAATGCTCAGCCCCTTTTATTATGGACGCTCCTAGGGATTTAAATATCTCAGAGGGAAGAGTGGCAGAACTCAAATGTAGAACTTCAGCCATGTCATCTGTAAGGTGGCTGCTACCTAATGGTACTGTACTGAGCCACGCTTCCAACCATCCACGAATCTCCATACTTAATGATGGAACGTTAAATTTCTCACATGTATTGCTTACTGATACTGGAGTCTACACTTGCATGGTAACCAATGTTGCGGGAAACTCTAATGCTTCGGCCTATCTCAATGTCAGTACTGCAGAGCTCAACACTTCCAACTACAGCTTCTTCACTACCGTCACTGTGGAGACTACAGATATGGCTCCTGAAGAAATCTCAATGATAATCAAGCCAGTGCCAACCACTTCCACTGGGTATCAGCCAGCATTTACCACTACCACCACAGTGCTCATCCAAACCACCAAAATGCCAAAACAGGTGGCAGTCCCAACTTTAGACACTGGAGACAAAACGCAAACTAGCTTGGATGAGGTAATGAAGACCACTAAAATAATCATTGGCTGCTTTGTGGCAGTCACGCTTTTGGCAGCCGCCATGCTAATTGTGTTTTACAAACTAAGAAAGCGGCATCAACAAAGAAGCACTGTAGCAGCTGCACGAACTGTTGAGATAATTCAAGTGGATGAGGACATCCCAAGTGGGAGTCCAACACGAGTATCAGGTGAGGGGCCAGTAATTTTGCCAACCATTCACGACCATATGAACTACAACACCTACAAGCCAGCACACCATGGGGCCCATTGGACGGCAAACAGTATCGGTAATTCTCTACACTCCACAATTACAACCATCTCTGAACCTTATATAATTCAGACCCACACAAAAGAGAAGGTACAGGAAACTCAAATATGA